In a single window of the Gossypium hirsutum isolate 1008001.06 chromosome D02, Gossypium_hirsutum_v2.1, whole genome shotgun sequence genome:
- the LOC107886982 gene encoding polyol transporter 5 isoform X2, with product MSGAIIYIQEDLKINDVQKEILMGILNVYSLVGSCAAGRTSDWVGRRYTIVLAGAIFFLGALLMGFATSYAFLMVGRFVAGIGVGYALMIAPVYTAEVSPASSRGFLTSFPEVFINGGILLGYVSNYAFSKLPTDLGWRFMLGVGAIPSVFLAVGVLAMPESPRWLVMQGRLGEAKKVLDKTSDSIEEAQLRLSEIKEAAGIPQVCTDDVVKVQKRSHGEGVWKELLLYPTPAVRHVLICGIGIHFFQQASGIDAVVLYSPTIFEKAGITSSDGKLLATVAVGFVKTITILIATFLLDRIGRRPLLLSSIIGMVASLTTLGFSLTIIDHSHEKIPWAIGLCITMVLAYVALFSIGMGPITWVYSSEIFPLRLRAQGASMGVAVNRVTSGVISMTFISLYKAISIGGAFFLFAGVAMVATLFFYMFYPETQGKTLEEMEGLFGKFFGWREEAKKLKMKKTMKVSGDGTSNGQIQLGNTTTK from the exons ATGAGTGGAGCTATTATCTATATACAAGAGGACTTGAAAATCAACGACGTCCAAAAGGAAATCCTCATGGGTATACTTAACGTGTACTCTCTCGTTGGTTCATGTGCGGCTGGTCGGACTTCCGATTGGGTTGGCCGTCGTTACACTATTGTGCTCGCCGGTGCCATTTTCTTCTTAGGGGCACTCCTTATGGGTTTCGCAACGAGCTATGCTTTCTTAATGGTTGGTCGTTTCGTTGCCGGAATCGGAGTTGGATATGCTCTTATGATTGCTCCTGTTTACACAGCTGAAGTCTCTCCGGCTTCCTCCCGTGGTTTCCTCACCTCATTCCCCGAG GTGTTCATTAATGGTGGTATATTACTGGGGTACGTATCCAACTATGCATTTTCGAAGCTACCAACTGACTTAGGGTGGCGGTTTATGCTCGGCGTCGGAGCAATTCCGTCGGTTTTCTTGGCTGTGGGTGTTTTAGCTATGCCCGAGTCACCGCGTTGGCTGGTTATGCAAGGCCGACTCGGTGAAGCCAAGAAAGTTCTGGACAAAACTTCGGACTCCATTGAAGAAGCTCAACTTAGACTAAGTGAAATCAAAGAAGCAGCCGGAATCCCACAAGTATGCACCGACGACGTCGTTAAAGTCCAAAAGCGAAGCCACGGCGAAGGCGTGTGGAAAGAATTACTATTATACCCAACACCCGCCGTTAGGCACGTGTTGATTTGCGGCATTGGGATTCATTTCTTCCAGCAAGCTTCCGGCATAGACGCCGTCGTTTTGTACAGTCCGACGATTTTCGAAAAAGCTGGTATCACTTCATCTGACGGGAAGTTACTCGCCACCGTAGCCGTTGGATTCGTGAAGACGATCACCATCTTGATCGCGACGTTCTTACTCGATAGAATCGGACGGCGACCGTTGCTTCTCAGCAGCATAATAGGCATGGTGGCGTCATTGACGACACTCGGGTTCTCACTCACCATCATCGACCATTCACACGAGAAGATACCGTGGGCTATCGGACTGTGCATCACGATGGTTTTGGCTTACGTGGCGTTGTTCTCGATAGGGATGGGACCCATCACATGGGTTTACAGCTCGGAGATCTTCCCGTTGAGGTTACGCGCTCAGGGAGCGAGTATGGGCGTGGCGGTTAACAGGGTGACTAGCGGCGTAATCTCCATGACTTTCATATCGTTGTACAAAGCTATATCGATCGGAGGCGCGTTTTTCTTGTTCGCCGGGGTCGCCATGGTGGCGACTTTGTTTTTCTACATGTTCTATCCGGAGACGCAAGGGAAAACGTTGGAGGAAATGGAAGGGCTTTTTGGTAAATTCTTTGGTTGGAGGGAAGAAGCTAAGAAGCTGAAGATGAAGAAGACGATGAAAGTTAGCGGTGATGGAACGAGCAACGGTCAGATTCAGTTAGGAAATACTACTACTAAATAA
- the LOC107886982 gene encoding putative polyol transporter 2 isoform X1: MASMGEQNGVVSTRPVMADNRSFADFEPAVKKPKRNKFAFACAILASLTSILLGYDIGVMSGAIIYIQEDLKINDVQKEILMGILNVYSLVGSCAAGRTSDWVGRRYTIVLAGAIFFLGALLMGFATSYAFLMVGRFVAGIGVGYALMIAPVYTAEVSPASSRGFLTSFPEVFINGGILLGYVSNYAFSKLPTDLGWRFMLGVGAIPSVFLAVGVLAMPESPRWLVMQGRLGEAKKVLDKTSDSIEEAQLRLSEIKEAAGIPQVCTDDVVKVQKRSHGEGVWKELLLYPTPAVRHVLICGIGIHFFQQASGIDAVVLYSPTIFEKAGITSSDGKLLATVAVGFVKTITILIATFLLDRIGRRPLLLSSIIGMVASLTTLGFSLTIIDHSHEKIPWAIGLCITMVLAYVALFSIGMGPITWVYSSEIFPLRLRAQGASMGVAVNRVTSGVISMTFISLYKAISIGGAFFLFAGVAMVATLFFYMFYPETQGKTLEEMEGLFGKFFGWREEAKKLKMKKTMKVSGDGTSNGQIQLGNTTTK, from the exons ATGGCTAGTATGGGGGAACAGAACGGTGTGGTTTCCACTCGACCAGTTATGGCAGACAACAGAAGTTTTGCAGATTTTGAACCTGCAGTAAAGAAACCTAAAAGAAACAAGTTTGCTTTTGCTTGTGCTATACTTGCTTCTTTAACTTCAATCTTACTTGGTTAT GATATTGGGGTAATGAGTGGAGCTATTATCTATATACAAGAGGACTTGAAAATCAACGACGTCCAAAAGGAAATCCTCATGGGTATACTTAACGTGTACTCTCTCGTTGGTTCATGTGCGGCTGGTCGGACTTCCGATTGGGTTGGCCGTCGTTACACTATTGTGCTCGCCGGTGCCATTTTCTTCTTAGGGGCACTCCTTATGGGTTTCGCAACGAGCTATGCTTTCTTAATGGTTGGTCGTTTCGTTGCCGGAATCGGAGTTGGATATGCTCTTATGATTGCTCCTGTTTACACAGCTGAAGTCTCTCCGGCTTCCTCCCGTGGTTTCCTCACCTCATTCCCCGAG GTGTTCATTAATGGTGGTATATTACTGGGGTACGTATCCAACTATGCATTTTCGAAGCTACCAACTGACTTAGGGTGGCGGTTTATGCTCGGCGTCGGAGCAATTCCGTCGGTTTTCTTGGCTGTGGGTGTTTTAGCTATGCCCGAGTCACCGCGTTGGCTGGTTATGCAAGGCCGACTCGGTGAAGCCAAGAAAGTTCTGGACAAAACTTCGGACTCCATTGAAGAAGCTCAACTTAGACTAAGTGAAATCAAAGAAGCAGCCGGAATCCCACAAGTATGCACCGACGACGTCGTTAAAGTCCAAAAGCGAAGCCACGGCGAAGGCGTGTGGAAAGAATTACTATTATACCCAACACCCGCCGTTAGGCACGTGTTGATTTGCGGCATTGGGATTCATTTCTTCCAGCAAGCTTCCGGCATAGACGCCGTCGTTTTGTACAGTCCGACGATTTTCGAAAAAGCTGGTATCACTTCATCTGACGGGAAGTTACTCGCCACCGTAGCCGTTGGATTCGTGAAGACGATCACCATCTTGATCGCGACGTTCTTACTCGATAGAATCGGACGGCGACCGTTGCTTCTCAGCAGCATAATAGGCATGGTGGCGTCATTGACGACACTCGGGTTCTCACTCACCATCATCGACCATTCACACGAGAAGATACCGTGGGCTATCGGACTGTGCATCACGATGGTTTTGGCTTACGTGGCGTTGTTCTCGATAGGGATGGGACCCATCACATGGGTTTACAGCTCGGAGATCTTCCCGTTGAGGTTACGCGCTCAGGGAGCGAGTATGGGCGTGGCGGTTAACAGGGTGACTAGCGGCGTAATCTCCATGACTTTCATATCGTTGTACAAAGCTATATCGATCGGAGGCGCGTTTTTCTTGTTCGCCGGGGTCGCCATGGTGGCGACTTTGTTTTTCTACATGTTCTATCCGGAGACGCAAGGGAAAACGTTGGAGGAAATGGAAGGGCTTTTTGGTAAATTCTTTGGTTGGAGGGAAGAAGCTAAGAAGCTGAAGATGAAGAAGACGATGAAAGTTAGCGGTGATGGAACGAGCAACGGTCAGATTCAGTTAGGAAATACTACTACTAAATAA